Proteins from a genomic interval of Streptomyces fodineus:
- a CDS encoding DNA gyrase/topoisomerase IV subunit A → MARRSTKTPPPDDSYEEKILDIDVVDEMRGSYLEYAYSVIYSRALPDARDGLKPVHRRIVYQMNEMGLRPDRSYVKCARVVGEVMGKLHPHGDASIYDALVRMAQPFSMRVPLVDGHGNFGSLGNDDPPAAMRYTECRQAEATSLMTESIDEDTVDFAPNYDGQEREPVALPAAFPNLLVNGSSGIAVGMATNMAPHNLREVIAAARHLIKYPNADLDALMKHVPGPDLPTGGRIVGLDGIRDAYATGRGTFKMRATVSIETVTARRQGLVVTELPFTVGPEKVIAKIKDLVNSKKVQGIADVKDLTDREHGLRLVIEIKNGFVPEAILEQLYKLTPMEESFGINNVALVDGQPLTLGLKELLEVYLDHRFDVVRRRSEFRRTKRRDRLHLVEGLLTALVDIDEVIRLIRSSENSAQAKERLMRRFSLSEVQTQYILDTPLRRLTKYDRIELEAEKDKLTAEIEELTRILESDAELRKLVSAELAAVAKKFGTDRRTVLLESAGAPVAVVPLQVADDPCRVLLSSTGLLARTATDEPFPEQAGAKRVKHDVIVSAVPATARGEIGAVTSAGRLLRINVVDLPQLPETAAAPNLSGGAPLAEFVSLEDDETVVCLTTLDESSPGLALGTEQGVVKRVVPDYPSSKDELEVITLKEGDRIVGAVELRTGEEDLVFITDDAQLLRFQASIVRPQGRPAGGMAGIKLAEGARVISFTAVDPAADAVVFTVAGSRGTLDDSVQTTAKLTPFDQYPRKGRATGGVRCQRFLKGEDCLSLGWAGPVPARAAQKNGTPADLPELDPRRDGSGTSLPKTVSVVAGPVF, encoded by the coding sequence ATGGCCCGCCGCAGCACGAAGACCCCGCCGCCCGACGATTCGTACGAGGAGAAGATCCTCGACATCGACGTCGTGGACGAGATGCGTGGCTCCTACCTCGAGTACGCGTACTCGGTCATCTACTCGCGCGCCCTGCCGGACGCCCGTGACGGCCTCAAGCCGGTGCACCGCCGGATCGTGTACCAGATGAACGAGATGGGCCTGCGCCCCGACCGCAGCTACGTGAAGTGCGCGCGTGTCGTCGGCGAGGTCATGGGCAAGCTGCACCCGCACGGCGACGCGTCGATCTACGACGCCCTGGTGCGCATGGCCCAGCCCTTCTCCATGCGCGTGCCGCTGGTCGACGGCCACGGCAACTTCGGCTCGCTGGGCAACGACGACCCGCCGGCCGCCATGCGGTACACCGAGTGCCGGCAGGCCGAGGCGACGAGCCTGATGACCGAGTCGATCGACGAGGACACGGTCGACTTCGCGCCGAACTACGACGGCCAGGAGCGGGAGCCGGTGGCGCTGCCCGCCGCCTTCCCGAACCTGCTGGTGAACGGCTCCTCTGGCATCGCGGTCGGCATGGCGACGAACATGGCGCCGCACAACCTGCGCGAGGTGATCGCGGCCGCCCGCCACCTGATCAAGTACCCGAACGCGGACCTGGACGCGCTGATGAAGCACGTCCCGGGCCCGGACCTGCCCACCGGCGGCCGGATCGTCGGCCTGGACGGCATCCGGGACGCGTACGCGACGGGCCGCGGCACCTTCAAGATGCGCGCGACGGTCTCGATCGAGACGGTGACCGCCCGCCGCCAGGGCCTGGTCGTCACCGAACTGCCCTTCACGGTCGGCCCCGAGAAGGTGATCGCCAAGATCAAGGATCTGGTGAACTCGAAGAAGGTCCAGGGCATCGCCGACGTCAAGGACCTCACCGACCGCGAGCACGGACTGCGCCTGGTCATCGAGATCAAGAACGGCTTCGTGCCGGAGGCGATCCTGGAGCAGCTGTACAAGCTGACCCCGATGGAGGAGTCCTTCGGCATCAACAACGTGGCGCTGGTGGACGGCCAGCCGCTCACGCTGGGCCTGAAGGAACTGCTGGAGGTCTATCTCGACCACCGCTTCGACGTCGTCCGGCGCCGCAGCGAGTTCCGCCGCACCAAGCGCCGCGACCGGCTGCACCTGGTCGAGGGCCTGCTGACCGCGCTGGTCGACATCGACGAGGTCATCCGGCTCATCCGGTCCAGCGAGAACTCCGCGCAGGCCAAGGAGCGCCTGATGCGGCGCTTCTCGCTGAGCGAGGTGCAGACGCAGTACATCCTCGACACGCCGCTGCGCCGGCTCACCAAGTACGACCGCATCGAGCTGGAGGCGGAGAAGGACAAGCTCACCGCGGAGATCGAGGAGCTGACCCGCATCCTGGAGTCCGACGCGGAGCTGCGCAAGCTGGTCTCGGCCGAACTGGCCGCGGTGGCCAAGAAGTTCGGCACCGACCGGCGTACGGTCCTGCTGGAGTCCGCGGGCGCCCCGGTGGCCGTGGTGCCGCTGCAGGTGGCCGACGACCCGTGCCGGGTGCTGCTGTCCTCGACCGGGCTGCTGGCTCGTACGGCGACCGACGAGCCGTTCCCGGAGCAGGCGGGCGCCAAGCGCGTCAAGCACGACGTGATCGTCTCGGCGGTCCCGGCGACCGCACGCGGCGAGATCGGCGCGGTGACCTCGGCGGGCCGCCTGCTGCGGATCAACGTGGTCGACCTGCCCCAGCTGCCGGAGACCGCGGCGGCACCGAACCTGTCCGGAGGCGCGCCGCTGGCGGAGTTCGTCTCCCTGGAGGACGACGAGACGGTGGTCTGCCTGACCACGCTGGACGAGTCGTCCCCGGGCCTGGCGCTCGGCACCGAGCAGGGTGTCGTCAAGCGCGTGGTGCCCGACTATCCGTCCAGCAAGGACGAGTTGGAGGTCATCACGCTCAAGGAGGGTGACCGGATCGTCGGCGCGGTGGAGCTGCGCACCGGCGAGGAGGACCTGGTCTTCATCACCGACGACGCGCAGCTGCTGCGCTTCCAGGCGTCCATCGTGCGTCCGCAGGGCCGCCCGGCGGGCGGTATGGCGGGCATCAAGCTCGCCGAGGGCGCGAGGGTCATCTCGTTCACGGCGGTCGACCCGGCGGCCGACGCCGTGGTGTTCACGGTGGCGGGCTCGCGCGGCACGCTGGACGACTCGGTGCAGACGACGGCCAAGCTGACGCCGTTCGACCAGTACCCGCGCAAGGGCCGCGCCACGGGCGGTGTGCGCTGCCAGCGGTTCCTCAAGGGCGAGGACTGCCTGTCGCTGGGCTGGGCGGGCCCGGTTCCCGCGCGTGCGGCGCAGAAGAACGGCACCCCGGCGGACCTGCCGGAGCTGGACCCGCGCCGGGACGGCTCGGGCACATCGCTGCCGAAGACGGTCTCGGTGGTCGCGGGGCCGGTCTTCTAG